In one Deltaproteobacteria bacterium genomic region, the following are encoded:
- a CDS encoding DUF4388 domain-containing protein yields MEPIEEQDFQALRSLDFPATKFFMHLSNGTKFFRNKEFEKAISEWEGAAKLRPESVTIRRIPGSVLFRSSLDDVPLVGLLYAVSSNVQTGVAIIRSEYAFKEIFFKEGWVVFARTTKSEERIGNFLTKRGLVSPSNLEKMATKAKKDEVKLGRFLVMKGLLSEKELHELLDFQIKEILCDLFSWKEGEFYFAEKEVEEEDVVVSYTPLDLALLAARRALDFSTFRKMIPHNKVIFRIPPYIERNKAEAMEKLDANEKFIFSLIDGSRNIDQLIKFSGNDEISTINILYRLVLIGLIKKSKDIGTYEDIEFRELSRFLRTFLEVFRLVTDNLNKELGVKSKDVLDKARKGLGEDYRKIFHGVPIDRDVPLDANKILKNISLYYPNPSDRLIFIDGFYEFINNMLHEMSRILGMTLTKRVVSDIEKVRLDIFRFYTDSPVKRKVLEALNKIVAQFPR; encoded by the coding sequence TTGGAACCCATAGAGGAGCAGGATTTTCAAGCCTTAAGGTCTTTGGATTTCCCTGCCACGAAGTTCTTTATGCACCTTTCCAATGGCACAAAGTTCTTCCGCAACAAGGAGTTTGAGAAGGCCATCAGTGAGTGGGAGGGAGCCGCCAAACTGCGGCCTGAATCTGTAACCATCAGGAGGATACCTGGCAGTGTGCTCTTTCGGAGCAGTCTAGACGATGTACCATTGGTGGGCCTATTGTATGCCGTATCCTCCAACGTCCAAACAGGGGTGGCCATCATCCGCAGTGAATATGCCTTTAAGGAGATCTTTTTCAAAGAAGGGTGGGTTGTCTTCGCCCGCACTACCAAGTCCGAGGAGAGGATAGGAAACTTTTTGACCAAGAGAGGTCTTGTTTCCCCATCTAATTTGGAGAAAATGGCCACCAAGGCCAAAAAGGATGAGGTGAAGCTGGGCAGATTCTTGGTGATGAAGGGATTGCTCTCGGAGAAAGAGCTCCATGAGTTGTTGGATTTTCAGATAAAGGAGATCCTCTGCGACCTCTTTTCCTGGAAAGAAGGGGAGTTTTATTTTGCTGAAAAGGAGGTAGAGGAAGAGGATGTGGTGGTAAGTTACACCCCCCTGGACTTGGCCCTGCTGGCCGCCAGGAGGGCGCTGGATTTTTCCACCTTTAGGAAGATGATCCCCCATAACAAGGTGATCTTCCGAATCCCCCCTTACATCGAGAGGAACAAGGCAGAGGCCATGGAGAAATTGGATGCCAATGAGAAGTTCATCTTTTCCTTGATTGATGGGAGCAGAAACATCGACCAACTGATTAAATTTAGCGGAAATGACGAGATATCCACCATAAATATCCTCTATCGTCTGGTGTTAATAGGTTTAATCAAGAAATCAAAGGATATCGGAACCTATGAGGACATAGAGTTTAGGGAACTCTCCAGGTTTTTGCGGACCTTTTTGGAGGTTTTTCGTCTGGTGACAGACAACTTGAACAAGGAGTTGGGGGTGAAGTCCAAGGATGTCTTGGACAAGGCCAGGAAGGGATTGGGAGAGGACTACCGCAAGATATTTCATGGGGTACCTATAGATAGGGATGTCCCCCTGGATGCGAACAAGATTCTAAAAAATATCTCTCTTTATTACCCAAATCCTTCTGATAGGTTGATCTTCATCGATGGTTTTTATGAATTTATAAACAATATGCTACATGAAATGAGCCGAATATTGGGAATGACGCTGACGAAGAGGGTGGTTTCAGACATCGAGAAAGTCAGGCTGGACATCTTCAGGTTTTACACCGATTCTCCTGTTAAGAGGAAGGTGTTGGAGGCCTTGAACAAGATTGTAGCCCAGTTTCCCAGGTGA
- a CDS encoding aminopeptidase P family protein, whose product MKQDYTPKEEIEERLKKLRERLKKRRWETALIVQNVDIFYFSGTMQNALFFVPVEGKEILMVKKHMERAQKETAVDNVVPLNSWREIPSLIEDLHGSIPKRIGIELDVLPAKDYLRLQELFAGVEIVDSSPLIMGIRKIKSPYEINLMKKAGEIGEIVYAKVPRVLKEGMTEIELAGIMEEVAMCHGHQNYLRMRAFNYEAFSWHVLSGYTGGVLSYIDAPMGGVGLSPAFPVGASLKPIRANEPILIDFGVCYRGYQVDETRMFCLGKLQKRFKDAYLATRQIEAEVVASARSGISCRELFQRGWKMAKRLGYEEHFMGPSDHKTRFIGHGIGLEIDEYPFIAQGHDYPLEEGMTFALEPKMVFPTEGAVGIENTFVVGEKGVKKLTTAEEELTEV is encoded by the coding sequence GTGAAACAAGATTATACTCCCAAAGAGGAAATAGAGGAAAGGCTAAAAAAACTGAGGGAAAGGTTGAAGAAGAGGAGATGGGAGACAGCCCTTATTGTACAAAATGTGGACATCTTCTATTTCTCCGGCACCATGCAAAATGCCTTGTTTTTCGTCCCCGTGGAAGGGAAGGAGATCTTGATGGTCAAAAAACATATGGAACGGGCCCAAAAGGAGACAGCGGTGGACAACGTAGTCCCCCTCAATTCCTGGAGGGAGATCCCCTCCCTAATAGAGGACTTACATGGTTCAATCCCAAAAAGGATCGGGATAGAACTCGATGTCCTTCCAGCTAAGGACTATCTGCGCCTGCAAGAGCTATTTGCCGGGGTTGAGATCGTCGATTCATCACCCTTGATCATGGGCATCAGAAAGATAAAATCGCCCTATGAGATCAACCTGATGAAAAAGGCAGGAGAGATAGGAGAGATCGTCTACGCTAAGGTGCCTAGGGTGCTTAAGGAAGGGATGACGGAAATAGAGCTAGCCGGGATCATGGAAGAGGTGGCCATGTGCCATGGGCATCAAAACTATCTCCGGATGAGGGCCTTCAACTACGAGGCCTTTTCCTGGCATGTCCTGAGTGGTTACACAGGAGGGGTGTTGAGCTATATCGATGCACCCATGGGGGGGGTGGGCCTCTCCCCTGCCTTTCCGGTGGGGGCAAGTCTAAAACCGATCAGGGCCAATGAACCCATTCTCATCGACTTCGGGGTCTGTTACCGTGGTTATCAAGTGGATGAGACCAGGATGTTCTGCTTGGGGAAACTCCAGAAGAGGTTCAAAGATGCCTACCTCGCTACACGCCAGATAGAGGCAGAGGTGGTAGCCTCGGCCAGGTCAGGGATCTCCTGCCGCGAGCTCTTCCAAAGGGGATGGAAAATGGCTAAGAGATTAGGATATGAGGAACACTTCATGGGTCCCTCAGATCACAAGACCCGCTTCATCGGCCACGGCATAGGTCTGGAGATCGATGAATACCCCTTTATCGCCCAGGGTCATGACTACCCTTTAGAGGAGGGGATGACCTTTGCCTTGGAACCAAAGATGGTCTTTCCCACAGAGGGGGCTGTGGGAATAGAGAATACATTTGTAGTGGGTGAGAAAGGGGTTAAAAAGCTAACCACTGCAGAAGAAGAATTGACGGAAGTATAA
- a CDS encoding AMP-binding protein, whose product MKGVQSIDEEVITGFERIAANYPDKTAIVYLGEKFSYAELRELIYRFATALYELGVRDNDKVMIYIPNCPQWVIAYFAIQKVGAVTVNTSPIYTPYEISYQLNDSGAETIICQDTNFGYVREVFPKTPLERAIVTNLVDLLPWHKRWVGRLFDRIPHGTVERAEEVYPFRDLIHKYPPRPPKVDINTREHLAYILYTGGTTGLPKGVPGTHSGMVSYIKDYYDVIEGHVSEGDDIFVLVNPLFHIMSKGMFMGVALTLGNPTILMPTPHVDALLDAIQRYKATILLGVPTLYRMILENDRLDLYNLSSLKYCWSGGDVLPDEVFNRFRKFTKYPLYQVYGSTEVGHLTLSSMEKEPTAKNLGKPFPSRKVKVVDPETLEPVPQGEIGELLVTSPFIMDYLYKPEETARSFVEMDGEKWYRMGDQVRMNEEGELFYVDRNADVIKYKAYRVSASEIEAVLQSHEAVIDSCAVGVPDPRVGERIKAMVVLKEDARGVGASELIKWCGERLAPYKIPQYIEFRDMLPKSKVGKLLRREIREEERRRMEKEKK is encoded by the coding sequence ATGAAAGGTGTACAGTCGATAGATGAAGAAGTGATCACCGGGTTTGAAAGAATAGCAGCAAATTATCCTGATAAGACAGCGATAGTTTATTTAGGGGAGAAATTTTCTTACGCCGAGCTTAGGGAGCTAATTTATAGATTTGCTACTGCATTATATGAATTGGGCGTCAGGGATAACGATAAGGTGATGATTTACATCCCGAATTGCCCCCAATGGGTTATTGCCTATTTTGCAATTCAAAAAGTTGGTGCTGTGACAGTAAATACCTCGCCTATTTACACCCCTTACGAAATTTCATATCAGCTTAATGATTCTGGAGCTGAGACTATAATTTGTCAGGATACGAATTTCGGATATGTGAGGGAAGTTTTCCCAAAAACCCCCTTGGAGAGAGCTATCGTTACCAACCTTGTTGATTTATTACCCTGGCATAAGCGATGGGTTGGTAGGCTTTTTGATAGGATTCCTCACGGAACCGTTGAACGAGCTGAGGAGGTATATCCCTTTAGAGATTTAATACATAAATATCCCCCTAGGCCGCCGAAGGTAGATATAAATACAAGAGAGCACCTCGCCTATATACTATATACCGGTGGGACAACTGGACTTCCTAAAGGTGTGCCGGGGACCCATAGCGGTATGGTATCTTATATTAAGGACTATTATGATGTAATTGAGGGCCATGTCTCAGAAGGGGATGACATATTTGTGTTGGTAAATCCACTCTTCCACATAATGTCAAAAGGGATGTTTATGGGGGTAGCCTTAACTTTAGGTAACCCTACTATACTCATGCCCACACCTCATGTGGATGCCCTTTTGGATGCTATACAAAGGTATAAGGCAACTATATTACTTGGCGTTCCCACCCTTTATCGGATGATTCTAGAAAACGATAGGCTAGACCTATATAACTTATCTTCATTGAAATATTGTTGGAGTGGGGGTGATGTCCTCCCAGACGAGGTTTTCAACCGGTTTAGGAAGTTTACTAAGTACCCGCTATACCAAGTATATGGTTCAACGGAAGTTGGCCACCTCACCTTGAGTTCTATGGAAAAAGAACCTACAGCAAAGAACTTAGGCAAGCCTTTCCCCTCCAGAAAGGTTAAGGTTGTAGATCCAGAAACTTTGGAACCGGTGCCTCAAGGCGAAATCGGTGAGCTGCTGGTAACATCTCCATTCATAATGGATTACCTATATAAGCCGGAGGAAACAGCTAGATCATTTGTAGAAATGGATGGCGAGAAGTGGTACCGGATGGGAGACCAAGTTAGAATGAATGAGGAAGGGGAGCTATTTTACGTAGATAGGAATGCAGACGTTATAAAGTATAAGGCGTATAGGGTTTCTGCCTCCGAGATTGAAGCGGTATTACAAAGTCATGAAGCGGTTATAGACTCGTGCGCTGTAGGTGTGCCGGACCCCAGGGTAGGTGAGCGCATCAAGGCAATGGTGGTGCTTAAGGAGGATGCTAGGGGGGTAGGTGCATCTGAACTTATTAAATGGTGTGGGGAGAGGCTTGCCCCCTATAAGATCCCGCAATATATAGAATTCAGGGATATGTTACCGAAATCCAAGGTGGGAAAGCTCTTGCGGCGCGAAATAAGAGAGGAAGAACGCAGGAGAATGGAAAAGGAGAAAAAATAG
- a CDS encoding ATP-binding cassette domain-containing protein — protein MREDKVLLEIEGLSLFYENAIAINNISLKCHEGQITGLFGSNSAGKSSLMYTISGIIVDMKKKEDMRGGERITWFGKMKYNGEDILDLKPSERAKEGIILCPERRRIFPESSALENLKIGGYLATKKQAKGTLDYVFSIFPALKDKHILKRDGGFLSGGEQQMLAIGRALMAQPKLLLLDEPLLGLSPAIEAALARAVKDINKQTGITILIAEQYARPILPIIDYGYVLENGSLVAEGTAQELMDNPDVMGAYFGGM, from the coding sequence ATGCGGGAAGACAAAGTTCTACTCGAAATTGAGGGCCTCTCGTTATTTTATGAAAACGCTATAGCCATAAATAACATCAGCTTAAAATGCCACGAAGGACAAATTACAGGGCTCTTTGGATCAAACAGCGCCGGCAAATCCTCGCTGATGTATACCATTTCAGGAATAATAGTGGATATGAAGAAGAAGGAGGATATGAGGGGTGGAGAGAGGATTACCTGGTTTGGGAAAATGAAATACAACGGAGAGGATATCCTAGACCTTAAGCCGAGCGAAAGGGCTAAGGAGGGGATTATACTTTGTCCTGAGAGACGTCGCATCTTCCCCGAAAGCAGCGCATTGGAAAACTTGAAGATAGGGGGTTATTTAGCTACCAAAAAACAGGCGAAGGGGACCCTTGACTATGTATTTAGCATCTTTCCAGCCTTAAAAGATAAACATATCCTGAAAAGGGATGGTGGTTTCCTGAGTGGCGGCGAGCAACAAATGCTTGCCATTGGAAGGGCCCTAATGGCTCAGCCCAAGTTATTACTGTTGGATGAGCCTCTGCTTGGGCTAAGCCCAGCTATAGAGGCAGCGCTTGCTCGAGCAGTTAAAGATATAAACAAACAAACCGGGATTACGATATTAATAGCGGAGCAATATGCCAGGCCAATCCTTCCGATAATAGATTATGGTTATGTACTGGAAAACGGGAGCTTGGTTGCAGAAGGAACTGCTCAGGAGCTCATGGACAATCCAGATGTGATGGGGGCTTACTTCGGCGGAATGTAG
- a CDS encoding ABC transporter ATP-binding protein: protein MGEDEVLLKAEDLSKSFGGVKAVNGVSFELHKGEILGIIGPNGSGKTTLVNLVTGFVRKDSGKVVYNGKDITKWSAHKIADAGLTRTFQIMRPYPTLPAFKNIIPPLYSPRARRAARGKLGDRDTVAIDILEDAGFERDAYVPYKLAGALPLGYLKRLELCRCLALSPEVVICDEIFSGLSMAEIATMIPIVERLQMDGMALIMIEHRLRELFRVTDRVMVMNFGEKIAEGIPEEVMKNKRVRKAYLGEEV from the coding sequence ATGGGTGAAGATGAAGTCCTTCTTAAAGCCGAAGACCTCAGCAAGTCATTTGGTGGGGTTAAGGCAGTGAATGGGGTGAGTTTTGAGTTACATAAAGGGGAAATTCTCGGCATTATCGGTCCTAATGGCTCAGGGAAGACCACTTTGGTAAACCTCGTTACCGGCTTTGTAAGGAAGGACTCGGGCAAGGTAGTTTACAATGGTAAGGATATCACTAAGTGGTCAGCCCATAAAATCGCCGACGCTGGACTTACAAGGACTTTTCAGATAATGAGGCCATATCCCACTCTGCCGGCATTCAAGAACATTATTCCCCCTTTATATTCCCCGAGGGCCAGGCGAGCCGCTAGGGGGAAGCTTGGAGATAGGGATACAGTAGCCATAGATATTTTAGAGGATGCCGGCTTTGAACGTGATGCTTATGTTCCATATAAACTCGCTGGTGCCCTCCCACTGGGATATCTTAAACGCCTCGAGCTCTGTAGGTGCCTTGCTTTAAGCCCTGAGGTGGTCATCTGTGATGAGATCTTCTCCGGTTTGAGCATGGCTGAGATAGCAACCATGATCCCTATTGTGGAGAGGCTGCAGATGGATGGCATGGCCTTAATAATGATCGAGCATCGGCTAAGGGAACTTTTCAGGGTAACGGATAGAGTGATGGTAATGAATTTTGGAGAGAAGATCGCCGAAGGTATTCCTGAGGAGGTCATGAAGAATAAGAGGGTTAGGAAGGCTTATCTTGGTGAGGAGGTATAG
- a CDS encoding branched-chain amino acid ABC transporter permease — protein sequence MAEEGPRRRERLARGVKVRSDTIYAVSSWKEMMFLLGPRLALIFGLLILPIALSGYWQSVVCITGVYALLTLGFDFLANFLGLVCLGGALFTGVGGYISGILNSYYGVPIPVSMLIATVGGALICTILILPCLPLRGVYFAIVTFIYPLAAERLIASFDIWGGTDGIVGLSMLPNIWFNQYLILGVALGCCFGLRRLVNEDIGLVFRGVKDNDQAIRASGMSITWYKAQAVFIAALMGCFAGAYLAHRYGWTGMSLFAIDFSILPLAATVVGGAGTLAGPLLGSFILVPISEVLRAFGTLRIVFYAIVMVLFIVFWTEGLLNYFRRKYEEFEHWVRV from the coding sequence CGTAAAGGTGCGCTCGGACACAATATATGCCGTTTCCTCATGGAAGGAGATGATGTTTTTACTGGGGCCAAGGTTGGCCTTAATTTTTGGTTTGCTCATCCTTCCCATAGCCCTGTCGGGATATTGGCAGAGCGTTGTATGTATTACCGGTGTGTATGCATTGCTCACCTTGGGCTTTGATTTCTTAGCTAATTTCCTTGGGCTAGTTTGCTTAGGTGGGGCTCTGTTCACCGGGGTTGGTGGATATATATCTGGGATCCTGAACTCATATTATGGCGTACCAATACCAGTGAGCATGCTTATTGCGACAGTAGGTGGAGCACTTATCTGTACGATTCTCATTTTACCTTGCCTGCCACTCAGAGGTGTTTACTTTGCCATAGTGACCTTTATCTATCCATTGGCGGCGGAGAGACTCATTGCCTCATTCGATATCTGGGGTGGTACCGATGGCATAGTTGGACTAAGCATGCTTCCAAATATATGGTTTAACCAATATCTTATTTTAGGGGTAGCTCTTGGTTGTTGTTTTGGACTGAGGAGGCTAGTTAATGAAGATATTGGGCTGGTATTTCGTGGAGTGAAGGATAATGATCAGGCGATTAGGGCTTCCGGCATGAGTATAACCTGGTATAAGGCTCAGGCTGTATTTATTGCTGCATTGATGGGTTGTTTTGCCGGTGCTTATCTTGCTCACCGTTATGGATGGACTGGCATGTCATTATTCGCTATCGATTTTTCTATCCTTCCCCTTGCTGCCACGGTGGTTGGCGGGGCCGGCACCCTCGCAGGCCCATTATTGGGATCCTTCATCTTAGTTCCCATCTCTGAGGTACTACGTGCCTTTGGTACGCTCAGGATAGTCTTTTATGCCATTGTAATGGTCTTATTTATTGTATTTTGGACTGAGGGATTGCTAAACTACTTTCGCAGAAAATATGAAGAGTTTGAACATTGGGTAAGGGTATAA